In Haliotis asinina isolate JCU_RB_2024 chromosome 16, JCU_Hal_asi_v2, whole genome shotgun sequence, the following are encoded in one genomic region:
- the LOC137268481 gene encoding uncharacterized protein translates to MFWFEIPAHCMLWASLLLLPSLVESHGRLLEPPSRASMWRLGFNTPPNYNDNQLYCGGYQRQWEQNKGKCGVCGDPWDGVRENEAGGKYAKGIIVRKYNQGETITITIDLTANHKGYFEFRLCPNNDPSTRVTQQCLDRHVLKHTDGSTRFNVTTPREGKYNMEVKLPEEVMCSQCVLQWKYNAGNSWGCETSGHCCVGCGPQEQFYGCADVAIFPSNNHVETVHVTPSSGDKSGCSASGLWAGNSRIVTWCKTNCALGNCPSQFCSEGCRALGNQLY, encoded by the exons ATGTTTTGGTTTGAAATTCCTGCTCATTGCATGCTGTGGGCGTCCCTCCTGCTCCTCCCGTCCCTGGTGGAGAGTCACGGGCGTCTGCTGGAACCCCCATCTCGAGCCAGTATGTGGAGACTTGGTTTCAATACCCCACCAAATTACAACGACAACCAGCTATATTGTGGTGGTTACCAG AGACAATGGGAACAGAACAAGGGGAAGTGTGGTGTGTGTGGAGATCCCTGGGACGGAGTCCGCGAGAACGAGGCTGGAGGGAAGTACGCGAAAGGTATTATCGTCCGCAAGTACAATCAAGGGGAGACGATCACAATTACCATTGATCTGACCGCCAACCACAAAG GTTATTTTGAATTCCGCCTTTGCCCCAACAACGACCCCTCAACCCGTGTCACTCAGCAGTGTCTCGACAGACATGTATTGAAGCACACCGACGGTAGCACGCGCTTTAACGTCACAACGCCACGTGAAGGCAAATACAACATGGAGGTTAAACTTCCGGAGGAAGTGATGTGTTCTCAGTGTGTCCTGCAGTGGAAATACAACGCTG GCAACTCTTGGGGATGTGAAACAAGTGGCCACTGCTGTGTTGGATGTGGACCCCAGGAACAGTTTTATGGATGCGCAGACGTCGCCATATTCCCGTCTAACAATCACGTGGAAACTGTCCACGTGACGCCATCTAGTGGTGATAAATCCGGATGTTCAGCTAGCGGTCTATGGGCAGGGAATAGCCGGATCGTCACATGGTGCAAGACAAACTGCGCCCTTGGTAACTGCCCGTCACAGTTCTGTTCCGAGGGCTGCCGTGCCCTTGGCAACCAGTTGTACTGA